In Gossypium hirsutum isolate 1008001.06 chromosome D06, Gossypium_hirsutum_v2.1, whole genome shotgun sequence, one genomic interval encodes:
- the LOC107960257 gene encoding uncharacterized protein ycf23: MNSSSICMGISASSSNTSFNQCLNPFLGKLLPSKPNQNLRRTACVRVNTKALLSSSKQAVLNDFHERRALKIISGLQNFDRENVASVVTAADKGGATHVDIACDPDLVRLAIGLTSLPVCVSSVDPAAFSAAVEAGALMVEIGNYDSFYEAGVIFSPEQILKLTKETRGNLPSITLSVTVPHTLSLPDQVKLAEMLEKEGVDVIQTEGGKCSTPSKSGVLGLIEKATPTLAAAYSISRAVKIPVMCSSGLSAVTAPMAITAGAAGVGVGSAVNKLNDVIAMVAEVRSIAESLKMAAADQQITHTDRSFMM, translated from the exons atgaaTTCTTCGTCAATTTGCATGGGGATTTCAGCTTCATCTTCCAACACTTCTTTCAATCAATGCTTAAACCCATTTTTGGGTAAACTTTTACCTTCAAAACCCAATCAAAATCTCAGGAGAACAGCTTGTGTAAGAGTTAATACCAAGGCTCTTTTATCATCTTCAAAACAAGCTGTGTTGAATGATTTCCATGAAAGAAGAGCtctcaag ATTATCTCAGGTTTGCAGAATTTTGATAGAGAGAATGTGGCTTCTGTTGTTACTGCTGCAGATAAG GGTGGAGCAACTCATGTGGACATAGCTTGTGACCCAGATTTAGTGAGGCTTGCCATTGGCTTAACTTCTCTTCCT GTTTGTGTTTCATCAGTTGATCCAGCAGCATTTTCTGCAGCAGTTGAAGCTGGAGCTTTGATG GTTGAGATTGGGAATTATGATTCCTTCTATGAGGCTGGTGTTATTTTCTCCCCAGAGCAG ATACTAAAGCTAACAAAGGAAACAAGGGGCAATCTTCCTTCTATAACACTATCAGTTACAGTGCCTCACACACTTAGCCTCCCTGACCAG GTCAAGCTTGCAGAGATGCTGGAAAAAGAAGGTGTTGATGTTATCCAAACTGAAGGAGGAAAATGTTCCACTCCCTCAAAATCTGGTGTCCTTGGTTTGATTGAGAAG GCAACACCAACATTAGCAGCAGCATATTCAATATCAAGGGCAGTGAAGATACCAGTAATGTGTTCATCTGGACTTAGTGCAGTTACTGCTCCAATGGCAATTACAGCAGGGGCAGCTGGTGTG GGTGTGGGATCAGCAGTGAACAAGCTTAATGATGTCATAGCCATGGTTGCAGAAGTAAGAAGCATTGCTGAATCATTGAAAATGGCGGCTGCTGATCAACAGATTACACACACTGACAGGAGCTTCATGATGTAG
- the LOC121218674 gene encoding cation/H(+) antiporter 15-like, whose amino-acid sequence MEQPQKLGGNENRCFVLNITNYNGIWQGQNPFVEALPIFITQLAAILIVTRFFYHLFKPLHQPRIVSDILGGILLGPSALGKLVYFSDLFPKRNVVTVETLAYMALFLHMFLVGLELDLTAVGRISKKAKILTISGLLFPFVVGVAFFYSLLESFDQYRIQVHNIGCGFLWAASLTVTSFPAIGRILCDLKLLNSEIGRLTMPIALISDLGSWILVVILIPFCDNPANALYVILVTIVYVVASFYLIRPFLGWMVHFTSDGNNNYSDCYLCFALVGVVLSAFTTDITGTHPIVGSFVFGLIMPNDIALVLMDRFGYFISGLLMPLFFSVAGLRVDIFKITKWSLVFVVVPLLFTVKILSFLPISLFTNIHSKDSFALGLLMTTKGIWAILVCITALDKGVLSFLSFSPFTLIKF is encoded by the exons ATGGAGCAACCACAAAAATTGGGCGGCAATGAGAATCGGTGTTTCGTTTTGAACATCACCAATTACAATGGAATTTGGCAAGGACAAAACCCTTTCGTCGAAGCTCTCCCTATCTTCATCACTCAACTCGCTGCCATCTTAATCGTCACTCGCTTCTTTTACCACCTCTTCAAACCCTTACATCAACCTCGTATCGTTTCTGATATTCTT GGTGGAATATTGTTAGGTCCATCTGCATTAGGGAAGTTAGTGTACTTCTCAGATTTGTTTCCGAAAAGAAATGTCGTTACAGTGGAAACCTTGGCATACATGGCCCTTTTTCTTCACAtgttcttagttggcttagagcTCGATTTAACTGCCGTTGGTCGGATAAGCAAAAAGGCCAAAATCCTCACTATATCTGGCCTTCTCTTTCCCTTCGTCGTTGGGGTTGCCTTTTTTTATTCATTGCTTGAATCCTTCGATCAATATCGGATTCAAGTTCACAATATTGGATGTGGTTTTCTATGGGCTGCCTCGTTAACCGTCACGAGTTTCCCGGCGATTGGCCGGATCCTATGTGACCTCAAGCTACTCAACTCCGAAATCGGTCGACTGACGATGCCAATCGCCCTCATCAGCGACTTGGGTTCGTGGATTCTTGTCGTTATTTTGATCCCATTTTGTGATAACCCTGCTAATGCACTATATGTCATCCTTGTGACAATAGTCTACGTAGTGGCCTCTTTTTACCTCATTCGTCCATTCCTCGGATGGATGGTTCATTTCACATCCGATGGCAACAACAACTATAGTGATTGCTACTTGTGTTTCGCCCTCGTCGGAGTTGTCTTAAGCGCGTTCACGACCGACATTACCGGCACTCACCCCATCGTCGGATCGTTCGTCTTTGGGCTTATCATGCCCAATGATATCGCGCTCGTCTTGATGGACCGATTTGGTTACTTCATCTCGGGGCTTCTAATGCCCCTTTTTTTCTCCGTCGCCGGGCTCCGAGTCGACATCTTCAAGATAACAAAGTGGAGCCTCGTGTTTGTAGTTGTACCATTGCTTTTCACCGTTAAGATCCTTAGCTTCCTACCGATTTCACTTTTCACCAACATTCACTCTAAAGATAGCTTTGCTCTTGGCTTACTCATGACCACCAAGGGGATATGGGCCATTCTTGTTTGTATCACTGCTTTGGACAAAGGggtactttcttttctctctttttctcctttTACCCTAATCAAATTCTAg
- the LOC121218456 gene encoding cation/H(+) antiporter 15-like, whose protein sequence is MNSIIAPTIATLYKRTNLFIKYNSRTIQEARNKTELRILVCIHSYCNVPGILKLLEISHGSRHNQLTVFALHLVDLADQPSSVLIVHDSHSPRFEETKANGAHHDYDSSEMDQIVTAFNEFEKTNDNVSVQSLTTLSPFTAMHGDICSLAEDKFVALLILPFHKHATTEQSLEEIISSFPNINQNVLDNAPCSVGIFIDRGFEVTNGSDPDYGVHEIAMVFIGGVDDCEALSYAWRMARKPGVLLTVIRLLETDSRDQRKSNELDDDCINDFRIQTSNDDFIIYEEKIVNDGEELIEALKEMENKFELFIVGRRDGLDSPITSELLDRIDYLELGIIGDLLAASDSDTSSILVVQQFVNLIDNKVIEDLIGTQWLSMDRTAMNFGSRRLLMATSNTLWMYSEQKLKEMHHVDEGDVDDGDGVNP, encoded by the coding sequence ATGAACAGCATTATTGCTCCCACCATTGCTACCCTTTACAAGAGGACCAATCTGTTCATAAAATACAATAGCAGGACCATTCAAGAAGCTAGGAACAAAACCGAACTTCGAATCCTCGTATGCATCCATTCATATTGCAACGTACCAGGGATCTTAAAGCTCCTCGAAATATCGCACGGTTCCCGACACAATCAATTGACAGTGTTCGCGCTCCACCTTGTCGATCTCGCCGACCAGCCATCATCCGTGCTCATAGTGCACGACTCGCACAGCCCCCGGTTTGAAGAAACGAAAGCAAATGGTGCGCACCATGACTACGATAGCTCCGAGATGGACCAAATAGTCACCGCGTTCAATGAATTCGAGAAAACGAACGACAACGTAAGTGTCCAATCGTTAACAACGCTGTCGCCTTTCACGGCAATGCATGGGGATATTTGTAGCTTAGCTGAAGACAAGTTCGTGGCACTCTTGATATTGCCGTTTCATAAGCATGCTACGACAGAACAGAGCCTCGAAGAGATTATCTCTTCATTTCCTAACATAAACCAAAATGTGCTTGACAATGCCCCATGTTCGGTCGGAATCTTCATTGACCGTGGGTTCGAAGTGACCAACGGTTCGGATCCTGACTACGGGGTACATGAAATAGCAATGGTGTTCATCGGCGGAGTCGACGATTGTGAAGCTTTATCTTATGCATGGAGGATGGCGAGGAAGCCCGGTGTTCTCTTAACTGTTATACGATTATTAGAAACCGATTCCCGCGATCAAAggaaatcaaatgaactcgacgaCGATTGCATAAATGATTTCCGAATACAAACATCCAACGATGATTTCATTATATACGAAGAAAAGATTGTAAATGATGGGGAAGAACTTATTGAGgcactaaaagaaatggagaataaATTTGAGCTATTCATTGTAGGGAGACGAGACGGGCTAGACTCGCCGATAACATCCGAGTTACTTGACAGGATTGACTATCTGGAGCTCGGTATCATCGGCGACTTGTTGGCGGCATCGGATTCCGATACGAGCTCCATCCTAGTGGTGCAACAATTCGTTAATTTGATCGATAACAAAGTGATTGAAGATTTGATCGGGACACAATGGTTGTCAATGGACCGGACCGCAATGAACTTCGGGAGCCGGCGATTGTTGATGGCGACTAGCAATACGTTATGGATGTACTCGGAACAGAAACTGAAAGAGATGCATCATGTTGATGAAGGTGATGTTGACGACGGCGACGGCGTAAATCCCTAG